In Sorangium aterium, the genomic stretch TAGAGTCGACCCGTAGCAGCAAACGAGCGACGACGCTACCGCGCAGCACGGCGCCGCCGCGGCGTTCAGCCTTCGCGTTCACGTTCAGCCTTCACCGCTTCACCGCTTCACCGCGGCGCGCGGGCGGCGAGGCGGTACAGAAGAGCACCACCGATGCGACAGATCCTCCACGTCGACATGGACGCGTTCTTCGCGTCGGTCGAGCAGCTCGACGACCCGTCGCTGCGAGGCCGCCCCGTCCTGGTGGGCGGCGCCTCCCGGCGGGGCGTCGTCGCGGCCGCGTCGTACGAGGCGCGCGCCTCGGGCGCCCGCTCGGCGATGCCGATGGTCGAGGCGCTCCGCCGCTGCCCGCAGGCGATCGTGGTGCCGGTGCGGCACGCCCGCTACGCCGAGGTGAGCGCGCAGGTGTTCGCGATCTTCCGCCGCTTCACGCCGCTCGTGGAGGGGCTGTCGCTCGACGAGGCGTTCCTCGACGTGACCGCGAGCCGCGCGCTCTTCGGCGACGGCGAGGCGATCGCGGCGCAGATCAAGCGCGCGATCCGCGACGAGACCGGGCTCACGGCCTCCGCCGGCGTCGCGTCCTGCAAGTTCGCCGCGAAGATCGCGAGCGATCTGCGGAAGCCCGACGGCCTCGTCGTCGTCCCCGGCGACGTCGCCGCCTTCCTCGCGCCGCTACCGCTCGAGCGCATGTGGGGCGTGGGCCCGCGCGCGGCCGATCGGCTTCACGCGGCGGGGCTCGCGACCATCGGCGATCTCGCGCGCTGCCCCGCGCCGCGCCTCCACGAGCTGCTCGGCCCCGCGTGGGGCGAGCACGTCCGGCTGCTCGCCGCGGGCGTCGACGAGCGCGCCGTCGTCCCGGGCCGTGCGGCGGAGTCGATCGGCGCGGAGGAGACCGTGGAGGAGGACCTCCGGGGCAGGGAGCCGATCGAGCGCTGGCTGCTCGATCTGTCGGGCCGCGTGGCGCGGCGCCTGCTCAAGGCGGGCCTGTCCTGCCGCGCGGTGGTGGTGAAGCTCAAGTACTCGGACTTCACGCTGCGGACGCGCCAGGCGAGGCTGTCCGAGCCGGTCAGCGACACGGATTCGATCTACATCTGCGCGAAGGGGCTGCTCTCGCGCTTCGATCTCTCGCGGCCGGTGCGGCTCGTCGGCGTCGCCGCCGGCGACCTGACGAGCCAGACCGCCGGCCCGACGCTGAGCCTGTTCCCGGTCGCCTCGGAGCGCCGTCGGCGCCTCGAGGGCGTCGTCGCGGAGGTGGCCGAGCGCTTCGGCGGGAAAGGGCTCACCCGCGCGGCCCTGCTGGAACGGACGGAACAGACGAAACAGACGAAACAGACGGAACAGCCGCCCTCGGGCCAGCGGGGCGCGGCCCCGGGCGGGCGCGGGACCGCGCGAGAGAAGAAGATCTAGGGCGGGAGGGCAGGGGCCGTCCGCTGCAGTGGATCCAGCGGGGCAGCGCTGCGTCGCGGGGCGCGGGATGACAGCAGCCACGTTCCAGGGGGCAGCAGCGGTGTCCAAGAAGGCCTGGCAAGGACTCCTATCCTGAGCGCAGAACGACGGCGCCGCCCGCTCCGAACGCGGTCAGGGCGCGCCGTCGCGGGCTCGCTGCTCAAGGAGAGAACACGATGTCACGGAGCTTTGGAACAGCGCTGGTCGCCGCGGCTTTGCTCGCCGGAGGGTGCCTGGACGCAGAGGACGGCGCGACGGCGCCCGCGCCCGTCATCCATACGCAGAGCGCAGGGATGAACGGCATCTATGTGAACGCCTATCTGGTCGAGACGGAGCACGGGGTCGTCGCCGTCGACGCGATGCTCACCGTGTCCGACGCCATCGCGCTGCGACAGAAGCTCGATGGGCTGGGTAAACCGCTCCTCGCCGTGCTCCTCACGCACGGCCACCCCGATCACTACAACGGCGTGACCGAGCTCGTTCGCGGGCTCGACGCGCCCATCCTGGCGACGGCGGCCGTCGACCAGGTGATCCGGCGGGACGACGAGGCCAAGGCGGCGCAGTGGACCCCGGTGTTCGGCGAGGAGTGGCCCGCAGCGCGCACCTTCCCGAGCCGGATCGTCGCGTCCGGAGAGACCGTCACGCTCGACGACGTCTCGTTCCAGGTCGAGGATCTCGGGCCCGGCGAGTCGCACGCGGACAGCATCTGGGTCATCAAGGCCGATCCGCCGATCGCCTTCATCGGCGATGCCGCCTTCAACGGCACGCACTCCTACCTGTCGGACGGCCACTCGGGCGAGTGGCTCGGGAACCTCGACACGCTGGAACAGGCGCTCGGCCCGGACACCGTCGTGTACCCCGGCCACGGCGAGCAAGGCACCGTGGAACTGCTCGATCCACAGCGCGCCTATCTCCACCTCTACCGCGACACCGTGCGATCGCTGTCCGACGGCGAGAGCCTGACGCCCGAGGCCAAGGAGTCGCTCACAGGGGTGATGAAGGGCCACTTGCCGACAGACAAGCTGGAGTTCCTGATCCCGCTCGGCGCCGACCCGGTCGCGGCCGAGCTCGCCCGCGAGGCGGAATGAGCGCGAGCGCCTGACGCGCGCCTGCGACGCGCCCAGGCAGCGCGAGCGCGGGAACGAGGCGCGGCGATCGGAGGACCAGCGGGGCACAGCGAGCCTGCGCGGTCGACGCGGGCCAGGGCTCGCGCTCCTCGTCGACCGCCGGGGAGACCGGGGATCGAGGGCGAGCGGCGCAGGGGGGCCCGCGATCCGCGGCTCCGGTCAAGGCCCCGAGATCGCCGCGTCGAACGTGTTGCGAACCCGGCGAGCAGCTCGTGTAGAGTGGGACGATGGCACGGATCGTCGATACCAGGTGTCCGCGCTGCGGCGCCCCGCTGCCGATTCAGGCGGGGATGGATGCAGTCACCTGCCAGTACTGCGGCGCGCGGTCGCTCGTCGATCGCGGCAGGAAGCCGACCACCGCGCCGATCCCGCAAGGCATGCACGTCGTCCGGGTCGCCCCGCCGTCCAGCAACGCCGCGGGGGTCATCGTGATGTCGGTCGTCGTGGCCATGGTCGTGGTCGGCGCGGCCGCCGGCGCCTTCGTGATGAACGCGTCGGGGCCGTCCAGGGGCGGGTCGACGCCGCTCCTCGGCGTCGTAGCGAAAACGTACTTCAGCGATCGGCCCATGCTCGCCGACGTGAACGGCGACGGCACGCCGGACGTGATCGGCAAGAGCAACGTCCCCGGCGGCGAGGAGTGGATCGCGGCCTACGACGGGCGCGACGGGAAGCCGATCTGGAAGACGGCGGCGCTCACCAAGGACGCGGCCAACCACGAGGCGCGGCGCGCGATCGTCTTCGATCGGATGATCTCGATCGACGCGCTGGGCAAGGTGCAGGCCCATGATCTGCGCACCGGGACGCCGTCGTGGTCGGCGTTGCTCGGCGAGAAGGCGAGGCGGCTGTGCCAGGGCGACGGCGTGATCGTCGTCGAGACGGTCGACGACGCGAAGCACGGGCTCGAGCCGGCGACCGGGAAGCGGCGCGAGCTGGCGAAGGACGCGGCCTGCAAGACGGTTCCGAGCTCGATCCAGGAAGAGGCGCCCGGCTATCGGTTCGCCCGCTGGCACGAGTTCGACGAGCTCGGGCTGCCCGGGTCGCATGAGGTCGAGGGCATGTCGGTGAGCGGCGCGATCATCCCGAGCGGGCCCGGGCCGCGGTTCCTGCTCGGCGGCCGCAGCAAGGGCAGCCAGGTCGGCATGGTGGCCGCGGTGGACAACAAGAAGAAGGTGCTCTGGAAGACGGTGGTGCCCGGCGTCGACCCGCTGACCACGCGGGCCACGGGGGTGGAGGCGGGGGCCTATGAAGGCGGGTTCCTGGTCGTCCCCTATGACATGAAGGATCACAAAGACGGCACGCGCCTCGCCTGCTTCGAGGCGGCCACCGGCAAGCGGCTGTGGGACGTGCAGGTTCACAAGAAGTCGCAGGTCTCGTCCGGGATCTCGATCTCGGCGAACGACGTCTTCTTCGCCAGCTGGACGGCGCTTTATGTCTTCTCGCTGAAGACGGGGCAACTCAGGTACATGATCGGAACCGAGTTCTAGACGCGAGGCGGCGGCGCGCCCGCGGCGGCGTGAGCTCCCGGATCCCCTGTCATGTCGTCCGTCCGGCAGAACCCCTGGCGCATCTGCGTCTACCACGGCGTTCAATCGCTGATGTTCCCGTCGGCCATCTTCCCGCTGTTCTGGACGCAGGACATCGGCATGAGCGTGGCCACGATGATGGCCGTGCAGGGCGCGTTCAGCCTGAGCATCGCGCTCTTCGAGTTCCCGTCCGGCTACGTCGCCGATCGCCTGGGCCACCGCCGCGCGCTCGTGATCGCCTCCTTTTGCATCCTGGCCGGCTGGGTCCTCTATGCGCTCGCGCGCGGGCTCTGGTCGGTGCTGCTCGCCGAGCTCGTGCTCGGCGTCGGGTTCTCCCTTGTCTCGGGGGCGGACTCCGCGCTCCTCTTCGACTCGCTGCGCGAGCTGGGCAAAGAGCACGAGTTCGCCCGCTGGTACGGCCGCATGCGCACGATCGCGCAGATCGCCTCGGGGAGCGCCGCGCTCGCCGCGGGCTTCCTTTACGCGCGCTGGTCCCGCCTGCCGTTCGCGATGGAGGCCGCGGCCTGGGCGCTCGCGGCGGGGATCGCCCTCCGGTTCGGCGAGACCCGCCGCGCCGAGC encodes the following:
- a CDS encoding outer membrane protein assembly factor BamB family protein, which codes for MARIVDTRCPRCGAPLPIQAGMDAVTCQYCGARSLVDRGRKPTTAPIPQGMHVVRVAPPSSNAAGVIVMSVVVAMVVVGAAAGAFVMNASGPSRGGSTPLLGVVAKTYFSDRPMLADVNGDGTPDVIGKSNVPGGEEWIAAYDGRDGKPIWKTAALTKDAANHEARRAIVFDRMISIDALGKVQAHDLRTGTPSWSALLGEKARRLCQGDGVIVVETVDDAKHGLEPATGKRRELAKDAACKTVPSSIQEEAPGYRFARWHEFDELGLPGSHEVEGMSVSGAIIPSGPGPRFLLGGRSKGSQVGMVAAVDNKKKVLWKTVVPGVDPLTTRATGVEAGAYEGGFLVVPYDMKDHKDGTRLACFEAATGKRLWDVQVHKKSQVSSGISISANDVFFASWTALYVFSLKTGQLRYMIGTEF
- a CDS encoding DNA polymerase IV, encoding MRQILHVDMDAFFASVEQLDDPSLRGRPVLVGGASRRGVVAAASYEARASGARSAMPMVEALRRCPQAIVVPVRHARYAEVSAQVFAIFRRFTPLVEGLSLDEAFLDVTASRALFGDGEAIAAQIKRAIRDETGLTASAGVASCKFAAKIASDLRKPDGLVVVPGDVAAFLAPLPLERMWGVGPRAADRLHAAGLATIGDLARCPAPRLHELLGPAWGEHVRLLAAGVDERAVVPGRAAESIGAEETVEEDLRGREPIERWLLDLSGRVARRLLKAGLSCRAVVVKLKYSDFTLRTRQARLSEPVSDTDSIYICAKGLLSRFDLSRPVRLVGVAAGDLTSQTAGPTLSLFPVASERRRRLEGVVAEVAERFGGKGLTRAALLERTEQTKQTKQTEQPPSGQRGAAPGGRGTAREKKI
- a CDS encoding MBL fold metallo-hydrolase, with product MSRSFGTALVAAALLAGGCLDAEDGATAPAPVIHTQSAGMNGIYVNAYLVETEHGVVAVDAMLTVSDAIALRQKLDGLGKPLLAVLLTHGHPDHYNGVTELVRGLDAPILATAAVDQVIRRDDEAKAAQWTPVFGEEWPAARTFPSRIVASGETVTLDDVSFQVEDLGPGESHADSIWVIKADPPIAFIGDAAFNGTHSYLSDGHSGEWLGNLDTLEQALGPDTVVYPGHGEQGTVELLDPQRAYLHLYRDTVRSLSDGESLTPEAKESLTGVMKGHLPTDKLEFLIPLGADPVAAELAREAE